The Rhizoctonia solani chromosome 4, complete sequence genome contains a region encoding:
- a CDS encoding Retrotransposon gag protein, whose amino-acid sequence MTTPGLGTMGETNSTTSQIQSGWSAPSSQTHTPAPAAMLPHVYSPMSFDQMSDCKLLDMVAQNMIILKKEFSQLQGAYEAQSDQLALLRAKLEEHCNQLHNQHIFYSNQIQGAAASIQAVQDQLIHLSPSCSTAPPPPPPPAGTNTATNIPPAPIMSTSDLKFAKPNKFNGKKDNALNFIIACQAYIRAKGANCSHEEKILWVTSYFEGAAEDWVCPYKERKVFRGEAVPLLEDIDTFWAKFTKHYVDTNCDKKYRQKWNNLRQKASVQEYTQEFQQYSVSLGYSNETLCNKYYNGLKNEIKDIMLSTMFQWRCATAQQVYDKAEEIANHIESTCLSNPPISSPTACTSSTVTLQSTPTSTSTRTRLNIGDNIYMIDPTTCCAKKGAITSIVHTTSGNMPNVRWNGESKDTMIPFPSLKKDERPATAAAIKPIISPTPVLASNSKGPGPMDLDGRGYTNLTCHVCGSKGHFAQNCPSKPMSGHVANVEWSWERPKEENCIEVVSDEEESGKGKAKAN is encoded by the coding sequence ATGACAACGCCTGGTTTGGGCACAATGGGAGAGACTAATTCAACCACATCCCAAATCCAATCTGGATGGTCTGCTCCATCCTCTCAAACCCATACTCCTGCCCCTGCGGCTATGCTgcctcatgtatattctcCCATGTCTTTTGACCAGATGTCAGATTGCAAACTTCTTGATATGGTAGCCCAAAATATGATCATTTTGAAAAAAGAATTTTCACAATTACAAGGTGCCTATGAGGCCCAAAGTGATCAATTAGCACTACTAAGGGCCAAACTAGAGGAACATTGCAATCAGTTGCATAATCAACACATTTTTTATTCcaatcaaatccaaggagccGCTGCTTCCATTCAGGCTGTACAAGATCAGCTTATCCATCTATCTCCTTCTTGTTCTACagctccccctcccccacctccacctgctggCACCAATACAGCCACAAACATTCCTCCTGCTCCTATAATGTCTACCTCTGATCTGAAGTTTGCCAAACCTAATAAGTTCAATGGCAAGAAAGACAACGCCCTCAATTTTATTATTGCTTGTCAAGCTtatataagggcaaaaggAGCCAATTGCTCACATGAGGAAAAAATATTGTGGGTTACATCATACTTTGAAGGTGCAGCAGAAGATTGGGTTTGCCCAtataaggaaaggaaggtgtttaGGGGAGAGGCAGTCCCACTTTTGGAAGACATTGATACATTTTGGGCCAAGTTTACTAAACATTACGTGGATACAAATTGTGACAAAAAGTACCGCCAGAAGTGGAATAACTTGCGGCAGAAGGCCTCAGTTCAAGAGTACACTCAAGAATTCCAACAATACTCAGTATCCTTGGGCTACAGCAATGAGACCCTGTGCAACAAATACTACAATGGCCTTAAAAATGAAATCAAGGATATTATGCTATCAaccatgttccaatggcgttgCGCTACTGCCCAACAAGTTTATGACAAGGCAGAGGAAATTGCAAACCACATTGAATCTACTTGCTTGTCCAATCCACCCATCTCCTCCCCTACAGCTTGCACATCCTCAACTGTTACTTTGCAATCCACTCCTACTTCCACTTCTACCCGTACCCGTCTCAACATAGGAGATAACatttacatgattgatcCAACCACTTGttgcgccaagaaaggcgctatAACTTCCATAGTACACACAAcctctggcaatatgccaAATGTTAGATGGAATGGAGAATCAAAAGACACTATGATTCCATTCCCCTCTCTTAAAAAAGATGAACGTCCCGCCACAGCTGCAGCTATCAAGCCTATCATTTCTCCCACTCCTGTCCTAGCCTCAAATTCTAAAGGTCCAGGccccatggatcttgatgggAGGGGCTATACAAATCTCACCTGCCATGTATGCGGCAGTAAGGGACATTTTGCACAAAATTGTCCCtccaagcccatgtctggacatgtggctaatgttGAGTGGTCTTGGGAGAGGCCCAAGGAGGAAAATTGTATTGAAGTGGTttctgatgaggaggagtcaggaaaaggaaaagccaaggccaattaa
- a CDS encoding Reverse transcriptase (RNA-dependent DNA polymerase) domain-containing protein: MPMLTTHYHQLNLDLSHLDLDAIKWNSRGQALVKDATNLSDAGKLFMLPDDWVDGWKTWLWLAEKYQPNIAPAWHNHFAIVFYNPSSHSNFNLWLCYNITVRKHWIDKDFDLGTLQEGIYKMVDCNLAMVATGSLSHPAPIDSGPSSSHHNQNMCFCTWGLVSVAKDPYPHGSSIKANCFHPYKSAAISHTPMSSNPSGNPNKCICCSSTSHPPWACQATTCVITS, translated from the coding sequence ATGCCAATGCTCACAACACACTACCACCAACTGAACTTGGACTTGTCACATTTGGATTTAGATGCAATCAAGTGGAACAGCAGAGGCCAAGCGCTGGTCAAGGATGCAACAAACCTCTCAGACGCTGGCAAGTTATTCATGTTGCCAGATGACTGGGTGGATGGCTGGAAGACTTGGCTATGGTTGGCTGAAAAGTACCAACCCAACATTGCCCCAGCATGGCATAACCACTTTGCCATTGTGTTTTACAACCCATCATCCCACAGCAATTTCAACTTGTGGCTATGCTACAACATCACAGTCAGGAAGCATTGGATTGACAAAGATTTTGACCTTGGCACCTTGCAGGAAGGGATCTACAAGATGGTTGACTGCAACCTGGCTATGGTGGCAACAGGCTCATTATCACACCCTGCTCCCATAGACTCTGGTCCTTCCAGCTCCCACCACAACCAAAACATGTGTTTTTGCACTTGGGGCCTAGTGTCTGTTGCCAAGGACCCATACCCACATGGCTCATCCATTAAAGCCAATTGTTTCCACCCCTATAAATCAGCAGCCATTTCCCACACTCCCATGTCCTCCAACCCATCTGGCAATCCCAATAAATGCATATGCTGTAGCAGTACCAGCCATCCTCCTTGGGCATGCCAGGCTACCACctgtgtcataacctcctaa
- a CDS encoding Retrotransposon-derived protein PEG10, with translation MEPEPSIGALLEAIQALTTQVGSLQDQVKSQGKQIIQLVAICKETNNLVGDKDQGGAQTKPGPSTGPVTPPTHSGGETHTPGTVRPGLKAPFCPLRGTGFNSEEEEEPRQVPKKEPCRTPRSLSSLTPFDAGSSTKRPKMDLPNPYTGKTRGCKATQWLDCMLLWVALHRDQFDKEEQMVVWVLYHMADKAANWALPIIGTIIKGEGNPPTTIPALTAKFKEAFANPNAKRAAARKIAVLSQTTTTSKYITEFCNLMAELDWNKEAYIAQFTQGLHWKVKELLSTKDNIPNNLEAIFAASIKIDNTCCKNKENRPKKAPAKSPASVATSTTTTRVCLSEDPNYVTPEERDCCRASGLCVKCGQKGHGIKQCPNGWKATIKEAAKVGQEELEKE, from the coding sequence atggaaccggagccatCCATtggcgctctccttgaggctatccaagccctcactacccaagttgggtccctccaggaccaagtcaaatCCCAAGGCAAGCAGATCATCCAACTtgttgccatatgcaaggaaaccaacaaccttgttggtgacaaagaccagggcggagcccaaaccaagcctggcccatcaactgggcctgtcacccctcctacccactcaggaggggaaacccacactccaggcacggttaggcctggactcaaggcccctttctGCCCCTTGAGAGGAACAGGATTcaactcagaagaagaggaggaacccAGGCAagtccccaaaaaggagccttgcagaacgcctaggagcctaagctccctcaccccctttgacgcaggaTCCAGCACAAAGCGTCCCAAAATGGATCTCCCCAACCCTTACACAGGCAAGACCAGGGGTTGCAAAGCCACGCAATGGCTGGATTGCATGCTACTCTGGGTTGCCCTACATAGGGAtcaatttgacaaggaagaacagatggttgtATGGGTCCTTTACCATATGGCAGATAAAGCCGCAAACTGGGCACTCCCTATCATTGGGACTATCATCAAGGGGGAAGGCaaccctcctaccaccatcccggccttaacagccaaattcaaggaagcgtTTGCCAACCCCAACGCCAAAAGGGCCGCTGCTAGAAAAATAGCAGTactctcccaaaccaccaccacctccaagtaCATCACGGAGTTCTGCAATCTtatggcggaattagactggaacaaggaagccTACATTGCACAAttcacgcaaggcctccactggaaagtcaaAGAGCTGTTGTCAACAAAAGACAACATCCCCAACAATCTTGAAGCCATTTTTGCAGCTTCAATCAAAATAGACAATACTTGCTgcaaaaacaaggagaaccgccccaaaaaggcacccgccaagtccccggcctctgtggccacttccaccaccaccaccagggtcTGTctatcagaggaccccaattatgtcaccccggaggaaagggattgcTGCCGCGCATCAGGGCTGTGCGTCAAATGCGGCCAGAAGGGTcacggcatcaaacaatgccccaatggctggaaagccacaatcaaggaagcagccAAAGTTGGCCAAGAGGAGTTGGAAAAAGAATAA
- a CDS encoding Retrotransposable element Tf2 protein — protein sequence MIDSGATSYFIHPLLVKTYQLPTYLHPTPKKLHIIDGQEIDSGQITHFTCFKCTIGNHTKELECHTSNIGNHQLVLGMSWLKKHNPQISWEKHTLVFNLVYCSNNCLSIPAVLELKAVEEIPIPYQEFSKVFSEEELSKLPPHRPYDIAIELLPDAKPQHGPIYSLGPREDAKLKETIEKQLKAGLIRPSKSPMALPILFVKKKNRKLHMCVDYQCLNSMTKKNVYPLPLPQNLIEKLQGAKIFSKFDLKAGYNLVQIKEGDEWKTAFKTKYGLFEYLVMPFGLTNALAAFQDMMNEIFRDLLDVYVIIYLDNILVFSLNKKDHRVHVQEVLKRLQDNNLFCNIEKCHFHVKKIDYLGFIILEFGIEVDQSKVTDAMNWSVPKNVKNIQEFLGFVNFYRQFIPNFGNMAQPLYNLLKKDSLWKWEQMEQQSFTSLKKCLTSAPLLLQPDTTKQFYVECDASDYATGAILSQCNLEGKLAPVAYLSKSLSPAKKNYDIFDKELLAVIRAFKEWRHLLEGLELPVQVLTDHKNLEYFSTPGAQNKKADILSQGYDLVPLEGGVENQVLLKPELFISSITPDQEINDLIGKAIYKDNHLKEILHKLQNKEKVMDWELKEGLLWYQGKIFVPKDNTIRNLIAESRHNALAAGHPGQARTLELVSRNYYWPSMKKFINSYPTNQVPVGLSKPLQIPEQPWEDIAYDMIMVHFIPTQSTASAIDIANLFVTYVWKLHGLPRSTILDRGPTFNAKFICHLYKRLDIKPTYSTAYHPQTDGQTEQIQQEAEIFICMFGNHQQSDWVSLLPLAKFALNNLKQSSTGKSPFQICYGLNPWFSVGQKSDESVPNADKHAEFLEKGYDEVKAALSLLQERMKYFYDQRHKEEEEIQVGDKFHSDPHGQDPPQPAPIVTEEGEEEYEVEKILDSKWKGCRKARKLWYLVKWKGYDKGSNSWEPVDNVANAKEAKEEFHKEYPDAVGA from the exons atgattgattcaggagcAACTTCCTACTTTATACACCCTCTTTTGGTCAAAACCTACCAACTCCCCACTTATTTACACCCAACTCCAAAAAAACTACACAttattgatggccaagaaattgactctggccaaatcactcattttacTTGCTTCAAgtgtaccattggcaatcacACCAAAGAACTAGAATGCCATACATCAAATATTGGCAACCATCAATTAGTTCTAGGGATGTCATGGTTAAAAAAACATAACCCTCAAATTTCATGGGAAAAACACACACTTGTTTTTAACTTGGTTTACTGTTCAAACAACTGTCTGTCTATTCCTGCTGTACTGgaactcaaagcagtagaagaaatTCCAATACCCTATCAAGAATTTTCCAAGGTCTTTTCTGAGGAAGAATTGTCTAAGCTACCACCCCACCGCCCATATGATATTGCTATTGAGTTGCTTCCTGATGCAAAACCCCAacatggccccatatataGTCTAGGCCCAAGGGAAGATGCCAAACTCAAAGAAACCATTGAAAAGCAACTTAAAGCAGGTTTGATCCGCCCGTCTAAATCCCCCATGGCATTGCCCATActatttgtcaaaaagaaaaacaGAAAATTACACATGTGTGTGGATTATCAATGTCTgaatagcatgaccaagaaaaacgtatACCCCTTGCCTTTGCCGCAAAATCTTATTGAAAAGTTACAaggcgccaagatctttagtaaatttgatctaAAAGCGGGATATAATTTagtccaaatcaaagaaggtgatgaatggaaaacagccttcaagacaaaatacggattatttgaatacttggttatgccttttggattaACAAATGCGCTGGCAGCCTTTCAAGATATGATGAATGAAATATTCAGAGACCTTTTGGATGTTTATGTCATCATATATCTGGACAATATTTTAGTCTTTTCCTTGAACAAAAAGGATCACAGAGTTCATGTGCAAGAAGTACTCAAGAGGCTACAGGACAATAACCTCTTTTGCAATATTGAGaaatgtcacttccatgtcaaaAAAATTGATTACCTGGGGTTCATCATATTGGAATTTGGCATAGAAGTTGACCAATCTAAAGTCACTGATGCAATGAACTGGTCCGTTCCAAAAAATGTCAAAAATATCCAAGAattcctagggtttgtgAATTTTTACAGACAATTTATCCctaattttggcaatatggcacaacccttatacAATCTGCTCAAAAAAGATAGCctttggaaatgggaacaaatggaacaacaatccttcACTAGCTTGAAAAAATGCCTTACCTCAGCGCCTCTACTTCTGCAACCAGACACTACAAAACAATTCTATGTGGAATGTGATGCATCAGACTACGCTACTGGAGCCATACTATCCCAATGCAACCTTGAAGGAAAATTGGCCCCAGTAGCATacctatcaaaatccctgtccccagccaagaagaactatgatatttttgacaaggaattgcTAGCAGTCATCAGGGCATTtaaggaatggcgtcattTGCTGGAAGGGTTGGAGTTGCCAGTCCAAGTTTTAACAGACCACAAAAATTTGGAGTATTTCTCTAC GCCTGGGGCACAGAATAAAAAGGCAGATATCCTATCACAAGGCTATGAtttagtaccccttgaagggggggtagagaaccaggttctcctgaaaccagAACTTTTCATTTCCTCTATTACCCCAGATCAAGAAATCAATGACCTAATTGGCAAGGCAATTTACAAGGATAACCATCTTAAGGAAATTCTACATAAACttcagaacaaggaaaaggtcatGGATTGGGAGTTAAAAGAGGGATtactatggtatcaaggaaaGATCTTTGTACCTAAGGACAATACCATCAGGAACCTCATTGCGGAATCCAGGCACAATGCATTAGCAGCAgggcacccaggacaagccaGAACATTGGAGCTAGTCTCAAGGAATTATTACTGGCCATCCATGAAAAAGTTCATCAATTCCTAT CCAACAAACCAAGTACCTGTAGGACTATCAAAACCACTGCAAATTCCGGAACAACCTTGGGAAGACAttgcctatgacatgatt ATGGTACACTTCATCCCCACACAGTCCACTGCATCTGCCATTGACATTGCAAACTTATTTGTCACTTATGtatggaaactccatggtcTGCCAAGAAGCACCATATTGGACAGAGGGCCTACTTTcaatgccaagtttatttGTCATTTGTATAAAAGGCTAGATATCAAACCAACCTACtctacagcctaccatccCCAAACAGATGGACAAACGGAACAAATACAACAGGAAGCTGAAATCTTCATTTGCATGTTTGGAAATCATCAACAATCTGATTGGGTATCACTATTACCCCTAGCCAAGTTTGCCCTCAACAATCTAAAACAATCTTCTACAGGCAAATCTCCATTTCAGATCTGTTATGGCTTAAATCCTTGGTTCTCTGTGGGGCAAAAATCAGATGAATCAGTCCCCAATGCAGACAAACATGCGGAATTCTTAGAAAAAGGTTATGATGAAGTCAAAGCAGCTCTCTCTCTGTtgcaagaaaggatgaaatacttctatgatcaacgtcacaaggaagaagaggaaattcaagtaggggACAAG TTCCACTCTGATCCCCATGGACAAGATCCTCcccaacctgcacctattgtcacagaagaaggagaggaggaatatgaagttgaaaaaatcctggatagcaaatggaaaggatgcAGAAAGGCAAGGAAGTTATGGTATctggttaaatggaaaggatatgacaAAGGAAGTAATTCCTGGGAGCCAGTTGATAATGTAGCCAATGCCAAGGAAGCAAAAGAAGAGTTCCATAAGGAGTaccctgatgcagttggagcttga